The nucleotide window CGGCCTTGGCTGCCTTCTGAGGAAAACCGGGTTGGGAGTCGACTAGGAGTCTAGGATCGACTTCGACGCTACGCGCTGAAAAGCGCGGTCGGATGTGCCCGCGTCCGGAGGCAGACACCGCTCGAAGGCTCATGCATAAACAACAATGAGCCTGAGGGCACACATTCAGGTTACGAACATTATAACGCGAAATCAAAACAATCATTAGATTGTCCTGCTCTTTTCATTAATCTGGAGGGCTAATCCGTTAAGAAAAGAACTTATCGCGAATAACAGAAAACGGAAAGACTCCAATGGAAATATCCATAAAGGATAAGGTTTCCATGTAGTACTATCCATCCCGTGAGATTCCCATGGGAGAAATTGTAACCGCCGCAGAGCCTTGCCGGCTTGCCGCGCTGGTCATCGCTGCATGAGCGTTGCGCTGCCGCCAGGCATCGCTGGCCGAACGCATTCGCCGTTGGAGGTTGCACCGTCCATGGCTGCCTTGCCTGAGGAAAAACGAGCCGTTGGACAGAGCCGTGCTCGACGCCATGGCGAGGCCATGCGCTCGTCGCCTGGGAAACCAGGCCGGTGGCTGGAGAAGTGCGCGCCACCATGAATCCCATCGCCTTGGGGTGAGGCAGTCACGCGGAGGTGATGCCCATGGTCGCGCCATGGACTGGTAGCCACTTCAGCCGCCACAGAAGCACGCCGGCGCCGCGGTGTGCGCCGCGTGCCAGGAAGTACATCGCCGATGCGGTTTCCATCGCGGGCCTGCACGCAAGGTGCATCCAGGGCGCGCGTCACCGTCGTGCCGCGTCGGGGCCAGGGCTTCTGCCGGCTTGGACTGGAACGACCCGGCCGAAAGATGCGGACGCTGGAGGAGCCGCTCCCCGAGGAGCCTGGCCGAGGGCCGCGTCATCGGTGCGGCAGAGATGCAGACCGAGTGCGTCGACTTCCGCTTCGCCGGGGCGCGACGCACGGCCGGGCACGGGGCGGCCACCGCGTAGACGGGCGCGGTGCCGTCTAGCGTCGGGGCTGATGTCTCCTCTGCACTCGTGGCGCGGGACGCTTTTTGgaccccgcgcgggcgacgaggtCGCGAACGGAGAGGACAAGGGCCAGGCTGCGTCGTCTCTACTGAGGGGAGGTTCATCGGCGTCCATTCGCTCGATGGAGAGCAACGTGGCAGAAGTGTTGAAGTGTAATCGAGAGAGACACAAATGATTCAAGTGTTCTTTATTGATGAGAAACACATATTTATATAAGGCCAAAAGAGACTTAGAGACACGTCTGTTCAGAAGAGATGCGAGGAACCACCGCGTCGTTTGCCAGAATAGCAACCGCACATGGGGAACTAATAGCAGGGATTAATCTTTAATCAAGTAAATTGATTAAATCCTAACAGTCTGGAACCGCCGCCCCAGTCCGTGATGACTAGCGACATCCTTGTTCTCTCTTCTTGGTGGTGAAATCCATCCTCCACATGCATCTACGTACAGGAGAAATCAATATATTGCTTGATCATCAATTGATCACAAGAAGACAAAAAGGGAATTAAAAATCTGTTGATAATGTCCCGCAGTTGCCGATCTAATCTCCATGGCTTTGTGCCGAGAGCAAATCTCCATGGCTTTGTGCCGAGAGCAAATCTCCATGGCTTTGTGCCGAGAGCACCATCGAGAGGCATCTCCTCTCTTCCTTTTAGACCGAATCGCTTGATTGATTTTGCGCCACGCGCCGGAGGATGTGGCCGGCGGCTGGTTTCCACGTTGTCGTGGGAAAAACTCAATCCTTGGGATTGCTCCGCGAGAGATTGTGCTGATAACGTGTTAAAGAGTAAAACGAAAGACAAGAGAAAGAGATGTAAAGGTGAATCCTTGTTCTGATTGGGTTACACATATATATAGCCCCTGAAGGGCTGTCTCCGAAGGGGCACGAGGCAGGAAAAGTAGGGATTAATAAAATTAATTAAATCCTAACACAAGGAATTGTTGATGGCTTCTAATTCTGCAAGAATCAGAGGAAGTATCTCTCTGAATTGTTTCTGTTCAATGCATCGTATTACTCTTTTTTCCTTCATGAGTTTACTAAACAGGTTCTCATAAAGGTTTTTAATGAGGTAATATAACCATGAGATCATATGTCATACTTTCTGTTTTCCCACCAGGATTTTTTAAAAAGTATATAACATATTTATTGTTCTTTAATTCTATGGATTTTTCTCATATTGAGTTAAACAGACAATAAAGACAATAATCATTATATGTTGCGGCATTTTCTCCTTATTTTTCCTAGTGGGTTTGAAGGAGTTTTGGCAACATATCAAACACATCTATCCTCATTTTTTTTCCACAGGGTTTTTGAAGACTTCTGCTCACAAGATCAAGCATTGATTAGGGGGAGTGCTAGAATTAATTAATCATGTGTTAATTATGGGATTAACCCCTACTTATACTAACTGCAGGCAGTTGTAAAACTGCCACGTCGGTTCCTGCCAAACAAGCACCTCCTCTCAACAGACACCTTTCCAATGGTGTCCTTTCTCTTATATAAATAGGAGATGCCATCTAATAAAGAAGGGAGTTGATTCATTTGTTGcctctctcgttttcctctcaaTAATTTTCTCCTTATTCTTTCCAtcaagtttgaaggagtttagcaaCATACAATACTCCTCACATTTTTCCCATAAGAGTTTTTGAAGGAGACTTTTTCAAGATGATGATATTACATGGACAGGTGTAGATTAGCAGGAATGTTAAAGCTTAATTAACATGTGTTAATTATAGGGAATCTCACCTTGTACCAACCGCAGGCAGTTGCCAAAGAGGCAACTATCGCATAGGTTCCTCCCTTCTGCCTGTATAAATACCTACAGTCATTTAATGAAAGGACACTGACTCACTTTACATCGGCAACTGTCGCATCGGTTCCTGCCATCTCTCCCGAAAGGATGCCTCTAAAATGTGTATCTTCTACCAGTATAAATACCTACAATCATCTAATGAAAGGACACTAATTCACTTTACATCTATCTCAATTGTTCTCTATCGATCTCTATCTTAACAGAACCTGCCAGGTTTCCATGCGTTAGGCTACCATGCGAGCCAACTCCTCCAGAGGTTGGAGATAAAACGGAACCTGTATACGATGGATGGGAAATGTCATACACGCTCTATGTATTGTCGTTTCATGTATCACGTGAGAAATCACGGTGTGGATACCGATGGTTCCAATATGAATATATGGAGTGACCCTCGCATTACAAGAAAATTATGGTAACCGCATCCCACAACTGGCGGCAGGAACACATCTCTAGCCTCTCCGTGGCCACGGTCTTGCATCTCAAGCTCTCCGTGGCCACGATCAGCTGGGAGCCAGCATGAGGGGGTGAACTTAACTGGGATCTCAATCAGCTGCTTTGCTATTTCTCTGCTGCTAGCTCTGCTCGTAACATAACATTTGGTGTTCTGGATAATTCTGGAAGTGCTGGGAGACATGATTGCCCCTTTGATCAAGTAATTAGTAAGTTTCTGTCACACTTTGTTTCAGTCAGCGTATGCTGTAAAGTCTGGCAGTTGTGTTTTTGTATACCAGTCTTTACAAGGGGAAAAATAACCAACAGTTTCATTTCTGCCTAGTAAAATCTTAATAACAGGTCAAGAGTTTTCAAGCGTGTGTGGGCATTCAGACATGAACTCAACAAATTATATGGTcaaatatactccctccgttcacttttgtaagtcattTCAGACAGCTCAAAATGGGCTGTTTTGTACATTGTCTGAAATATCTTGAAGGTCtcataaaagtgaacagagggagtatataaaGAAACAACAATAAGTACAATAAGTACTGATCTTACAGGGTATAATCAGTGACAACGAGCACATATAAGACAAAAGGGAGGCCTTCAGGACCACTCATATTGGGAAATGTGAATAAACAAACATATATAAGTAAATCAAGTAAGAATTTCCCAAAAATATTAACCAGAAAGGGGAGGGACATATCAGTAGAACTACTTCCATGAGACAGGGGATCTACTTCACACCAACAAACCAACCCTGAATCAATTCTGATCAATCAAACACATATGAAGGTTACCAAGATATTGCCAACTATGTTGTTCCTGATGCACGAGACATTAAACTTGCGTGACTAGACTTGGATACATGGCAACTTCTATGCAAATACATGGGAGAGTGGACTTGGTCATTCAAATATGCTTCACAATCCTTCAATTTAGAGTGCATGACCACTTTGACATTTAACATGATCGCCAGGCATGCAACTCTGAATTATAATAGGAGAGGCCCCTAATTCTACACTAGAGTTAATTAAGGTGGGGAGAGGTGATCAGTACAACAGAGCAaccacatgtactccctccgttcctaaatataagtccttttagagattccaataagggactaggagcaaaatgagtgaatctacactctaaaacaTGTCTATATACAAACATATGTAGTTtgtattgaaatctctagaaggacttatatttagaaacggagggagcaTAAAGGATATATACATATTATCCTAGGTATATGGACAGATGTGCAAGACGAAGAAAAGAGTTGATATTACTAGCACGGCTAAACAAACGAGCAAGTGCTTTAAGAAAGTTAGCGTTACACATGATAAAAGACTGATATTGTCTGGGTCACGCCGCGAGATAACAAAATACAGTAGACCATAAATACTAAAGCAGACACACATGCGACCTCGAGAATCTAATGGATACTGAACAGCAAGATTATTGCATCGTCCTTTTCACGCTTTCACAACATGGGCTGACGAACCCTACGAGCCACCGGCGGAGAATTCGGCGCAAAGCGTTACACCAAGCAGGTTCGATCGCTCGTATAAACGGTAGGTTCGCCAACCACCTGACCCGCACGACTTAACGCCTACCACGAGGCCCACCAGCTGACCTCGGACCAGGAAAGCGCGAGAATTGCAGCCTTAAATGGGCTGATTCACGATCGTGTTCGTCAAACTTATAACCTGCAAAATGAATCGTGACGGTTTATTTCGCTTCGTCGTCGGGAGAACATAACGAACCTCAAACGTTAACGCCAAGCCATCAAGAATTCAGGTGTGAGCATTAGATCAAACGCATAGGAAAAGAGATACAGTAACAACTATAAACTGGAATGGATTGGCAAGGATACATCGACGTGGATGTTCGAACTGTACGCAACGTATAGATGGTCAAATGACTAAAAACTAATCTCTAGAACCAAGATTGCAAATTCTACACATACAATAAAATGCCCTAGAAAAATCATGGTCTGAATAAATATCCTAGTATTATCGCAGCGCAGCGAAAGGTGAGTTTTTGGCTATTAATGCCAGCTAAGGTCAACTGGTCACTATCCCTAAAGCACAATCTACCTATGCAGTAGATATTGCACAAAGAAAGTACAACAGACAATTGATCATGCTTACCAATTTCAAAGCAAGCATGAGAAGAAATTAATGGGGAATGCATAAATATGTAAACCAAAAATGAAAACATACAATACTGAATATTATCAGAGATAAAATTATGATTATCTATACAACTACATAATCCAAATCTGCAAGCGCAAGTATTTTCACCTTGCAGGGCTTCAAGTGCGATAGTAGCTTGGGCAGGGCTATCAAAATCAACGAAACACAGGACATGAGGATCTCCACCAGGCTGCAGCCAAGTTGACAGGTCAATATATGTCATCATTAGAATATAATATACAGGTTATTAACACAAAATAAACCAACAAAAGGGCAGAATATACATACGTGTCTTGACTCTTTGTTGACAAGCCTCACTTCACGGAAACCAACAAAAGGGCGGAATATATCTGTAGTGGAGAAGGTGAAGGAGCAAAAGCACTTATGGTGCGAGATGATACACTTCTAAATTCTCAATGGTGCATCATATTGAACAAGCAGTTTGTCAGGGCATATAAAATAAATGGAGAGGGACTGAACAACAAAGATAAAGGCTGCAAGAACAAGAGTGTCATTAACCAACAGGAATGGAACTATATGATGAATATCAGTGGTGTGACATCAAAGAATACTCGACCATCAATTAAGAAATGAAGTTAAGCACATCATGGTAGCAATATAGCTTATAAGGATACGTGAAACCTCCCTGCGCGTGCAGTTTGCAGGCAGACCTTCAATATACAAGGTGTTGGATGCATCCGGGGGGAGAGGAGGCTCAGGTCTTGCACCATACCCCATGGCTCTGCTGTCCATACCAACGACACCCATCATACGGCGGTCATCAACAGGATATCCACTCATTCCACCACCAACCATAGCAGCTCCACCCATGGCACCAACAACTGCCCTACTTGGTTCATTGGCTGCCACGGAAGGCATCTAGAAGCACAAGAACAAGGCTAAAGTATCAAGACAAGTGCTCagaataattatgtgagttctttacaACGAAGTTAACAATACCCCATTGCGTAAGTAGCGGTCGTAAGATGCTCCAATTGCTTCATTGTCTCTAAGTGAGTGGTAACCTGCATTTTCCCGCGGATAATATCCAGCCATCTCTTGTCCTCCAGGACCATCTGCAAAAACAATTAAAAAACAAGGTTTCATGTAAATCTCACTAGCCAACAATATCTTTAATTAATATAACCAGCAAGCTAAGAATATTCAGTAGATAAATAAGTCGTAAAAAGGGCATAATTACAATGAGAAAATATGGAAGCACACTAACAGTTAGAGAAGTTAG belongs to Triticum urartu cultivar G1812 chromosome 7, Tu2.1, whole genome shotgun sequence and includes:
- the LOC125524681 gene encoding RNA-binding protein 1-like isoform X1, which translates into the protein MAAENYWRYADARQQQAMVAAAAAAAGMAPAATVAQAATAAGGMQQHQHQHQQAAMAQQQQQQQAAAPSLKRARPDYGDGPGGQEMAGYYPRENAGYHSLRDNEAIGASYDRYLRNGMPSVAANEPSRAVVGAMGGAAMVGGGMSGYPVDDRRMMGVVGMDSRAMGYGARPEPPLPPDASNTLYIEGLPANCTRREVSHIFRPFVGFREVRLVNKESRHPGGDPHVLCFVDFDSPAQATIALEALQGYKFDEHDRESAHLRLQFSRFPGPRSAGGPRGRR
- the LOC125524681 gene encoding nuclear speckle RNA-binding protein A-like isoform X2, whose protein sequence is MAAENYWRYADARQQQAMVAAAAAAAGMAPAATVAQAATAAGGMQQHQHQHQQAAMAQQQQQQQAAAPSLKRARPDYGDGPGGQEMAGYYPRENAGYHSLRDNEAIGASYDRYLRNGMPSVAANEPSRAVVGAMGGAAMVGGGMSGYPVDDRRMMGVVGMDSRAMGYGARPEPPLPPDASNTLYIEGLPANCTRREVSHIFRPFVGFREVRLVNKESRHPGGDPHVLCFVDFDSPAQATIALEALQDACGGWISPPRRENKDVASHHGLGRRFQTVRI